The following is a genomic window from Ictidomys tridecemlineatus isolate mIctTri1 unplaced genomic scaffold, mIctTri1.hap1 Scaffold_46, whole genome shotgun sequence.
cataagacaaaaacatacattaaacgtaggaggcaattgcactcctagatatgagtccacttatagtggcatatatatgaaacagtactgtaggaaaaatgaatctatagtttaaaaaaaaagttatcaatggttgcctggaacaggtggtgaaggcactcactgggaaggatcccaaggaaaccccttttctagtgaaaaaaaaactgttctatatcttgattatggtagtttttacctgggtatctacatttgttaaaagtcagagtgtgcttgctttggcagcacatatactaaaattggaacaatacagaaaaaattagcatagtccccgagcaaggatgacacccacatttgtgaagcattccatagttttgtggaaccaacccttcagcagatgaatggataaagaaactgtggtacatatatgaaatggaatattacttatagcattaaaagagaaaaaaattatggcatctgcgggtgaatgggaatatcaggttaagggaagtaagccaatccccaaaaccaaaagctgtatgttctctctgaaagtggatgctgacccataatgggggtgaggtgggtggtaaggggcatagaaagaatggaggaactttgggcaaaggggaggtaggacaggtgagggggcagagggataggaaagatggtggaatgagatgaacctcaTTACCCGAGGTACATATAGGACTAcacgtgttgtgtacaactaggaaaagttttgttccatttatatacaatgaattgaaatgcattctgctatcatgtataaccaattagaacaaatttaaaaaactcactgatattggctatcaaggaattactgttaagttgtgtgatggcccgtgggttcattatactattctctatgcttttctttaaagcttttctaattaaatttattttttaactagtacatagaaacaaacattataattattgaattaggtaacatgacattttgatgcatgtatacactatgtaaagtttaaatcagttaaatatatctacctcctcaaacatcatttctttatggtaaaactttcacaatcgtttcttctagtattctaaaatatacagtatgttatggttacctatagtcccctactattctctctgctcttatttgaaagtttccatgataaaaatactaaaaataatttttaaattaagatataacttcaaatatttaaaggatttctatgtagaaaagtattcaattttatagaggaaatcatgtggaggaaaatttggagtcaatacaaggatgaactagacaacagaagaacatatagccttgtaagagagtgactcatgctaggaaatactggtgtacaggcctcataactattcgtcagggccacagtaaagaaaataacagcaatgagtgagaaactagactaacagccttccaaggtttcttctaacactaagattctgctaagattccattgatcaatgaatctgattggtgcacatctcccaaacacatcagagcctattattctccagtcctatcagatatcatactacttgtttaagattttacattgacttgttcataatttttgcatatatttgttaagtccttttcttaaggctttcaaaaatcacaatcatgccttacacctgttagactcttttagtcctcgcacaatgtcctgtacatactgggccatcaaaatgcctcTTTGAAATCTCCTCTCAAATCAGTCTCCTAACgttgtgcctcttctttgccactcacgtctatgtcttacctatcaccgtacaatcactgaccatacctgcaccacattcatgtcccctgacctagacctagaggagggctctgtgcatacctaaaaatatgaataaagaaatccttcccatatcatgaggctgttaactttccaagtgatgctgattcattctgataatcaaattatgactgtggaagactgctttaatcactggaaatataattattctaactgcctggctcgtatataccccttacccaggtggctgccaccatcatgaacaaacatggagccaactgaaaaatggtttctccccaccacatcttttccaccctggtggtctttcctccccaggtattcattgtctttataccaccttctgactgtctacatgagaattagggcatgtgtaggggtaaaacccttcaaaatgccagacacctcaccagacattttaccttgtcaaatcatttaattcttatgattggagtaagcattatctacatttttcagatgaggaaaacttttttcaaaagtttagttatttgcccaaacttctaaatgataaccttgggatttgaaaccagatctacctggcttcaaaatctatacattttacaaggaaaacaacaacatcatctttcttacacaagccttgaaataatacaacctacaggaaacaacttcagttgaggaggattactgtcacaatggccctaggaccatcttatcctccaacctctaaaagctttctcattcctataattaaactctatacgtccaatatcaacaaataccaataggggggaggtaagtcctaaaatgcttagataagcttctagacagattaaatgtcttatttggatcatgattttctttagaaagatcagccttaagtgactctttctaagaaacagatctaacctaattcctttcattcttaaaactttctaaggatccccactattaatggtctaatgctactttggctcatgacttcctttaagatttgctggcctctccaacaggcccatccccctccaacttcacactttacaacaccaactattcacattctcctgccctccccaaatatcctttcttcatgtttccatttctctgaacacatttcttctgactgccagcttcccccaccaccccagcctgtctaatcaacaacaaaccacatgtcagactcctgtttgccctttgcctgtgcttcaaacacatctcaaccactttctgaccttacttatcacccttccaaccataataaatgcatttatggacaataatgttctaccatcgaataaatacctctctttctgccattatcttactgtgtttcaagtgaatgctgttatctccctgccagaatgaagggttctgaggggaagaaccaagtttttacaggTGTGTAAATGTCTagccttggtagacagcaaatcttcctcatgtgctaaaccaagtaaccattaaagccacacccctatggcttttgtttcaggagctatgtactcaaagggtcaagagtcattttcataaagatattttaagtttttcacttcatgaccagaagccacttaaaaactaataaataatcaacattctaattgaagaaactatgtcaaacttaccatcttagacaaataaagcaagaatgaatataacaagaaaagtatgttgtccaaaagggtggcatctgctggctcttcgacctttatctctagttggttttctgtatcagcagcatcaacaggagtaccttctgttataagtagctctaaaattgaaaggggaaattgctattttattttatgctatagaataagaattgtctctcttcagtttcaatattcatcgagtgtttcactaaatatatgagtcacagtgcctggaatatgtggctctcttaaagacaattaacacaacagagaagaaaacttcaaaatcctaattagagctgtcaaacccttcaattataaaatgaacaatctccagtctactcttcactacttccatggccatacaactgctaccaaaacaatatttactcaaggaaaatttttaaaaccagagatatatagacagggtcacattcaaaaaacatggatttagtgctggtgaaactttgtgtttaaaattttaggaaagctgaaagagagggagtcttggtttgcagatttgcaggtggaatggGCCAAGGCTTAACAtagtatctggcacctggcagagatactcaacaattatttattgaatggacagatgacagctatttaaaaagaacacagtagtaccaagagagactaaagggaattgggtacagacctgcattgaggctctgtgaatgaggtagaattccagttagacctgagagcttgtaggggtggaagttcagtatgagttacatgagcctggggtatgtttgattaaacagcaggagtccagcatgcagttattaagaagttggaccagttgcctctaaggtctttctcaaccatgagattctattcactactaattttttaagcttttgcctaatttttttttagtttttgatggacctttattttatttatttgtatgcagtgctgagaatcaaactaagtgcctcatatgttagacaagcactctaccactgagctacaaccccaggccctccattcactattggtctatgaatttgactgctgcTGAAGTCTGCCCCattggctcagcatctcagcacctgagacacattaaatgacatttgggaagattttacctattaaaggtcattgacatcattttgtggtggaacttaaaaggccagggaaataattcattcttaattttgtaagtcaagttTTCCCTATTCTTGAAAGTTTTGGAGCATGAAAATAACAAAGCGCATAACCTTATAGAGTTAAAGACAGTTCAGAAGTCAGTAGTGTTCATATATAGATGCAATGTCTTCTGGAAAATGGGAGAACTCATATGTTATTCCTTCTCAAATTAACTGAATCCCCCCTTGCTATGAGTTCTCCTACACTCTGTGTGTGCAGATGGTGGGGGGGAGGTTCAGATCAGTGCTGCCAAGCCCTGCACTGGTGCAGGATAATGCTTATAGCTATGCTTACAGaccagaacctttaaaaacacaaaatacagtaattatggcttcatagcaccatactggatggattaaaataaacaattagtcatcatctaatttactgataaaatgagagtgagcaacacaaaagtagaatgctgttgatgccattattggggatttttttgaaaaattgtttctcatctCCCACTGGATACTGTGCACTATGATGAAGTATTCGTAAGTGTCAATCTAAAATCGATTGCAGTTCTGTACTGTTTGCTGTAAGTATATAGTATAAAGATCTGGACCATTGActgcatttgaaaaagtttaattaccatgtccaggaagcaagtaaaaacaggacttgagctatattatattccatttagaagaaaagggaagaaaaacacagaatttatgagACTATGAACAGTGATTATTCAAGTTAACTTGTACTAGGCCAGACTTTCCTGGAAGGCCTGCTAAACACAGATTGTGGGTCCCACCCCTAGAGTTTCTGGTGCTGTTGGTCTGGTTGAAAACTACAGTTTTAGAGCATAaggcctttgaagaaaaatattttagttgtaaatggtttacacaagctagtcatacctaaacatttgcttttaggtgagttacagtctctggcctatttttgatttctagtcatctttattcttgcttttctctcacttaagatattttttttttgaactcacatgtacctatatcactctctgctctatttcgtacctttggcaacaaatatccttgaaagccttcattatggtaatgcctctactttgtagagaaaaattggcaagctttacctgggtctactttctcagtatttgggatctgagacacttctgaaacacccatgtcctcagtcacaggttgattcaagaggctgggctcttcaggatggttcatattaaaatgatgacgcaggaggtttggctcttcatgaagatttctattaggacgatttgtgttctctttaggaaaatcatCTTCATGGGGTGGCTGCATCTCTACAAGGGAGAAGAATGCATTGAGCCAGATGGATGACACTATCTACCCCCACTTAAGCCCAATGATCAGCACTCCCCCTCAGCACACAGTTCCAGATACCTCAACACTGCCCTCCATGTCCTGGCATGAGCCCATGAGAACAACTGGGCAAGGATATGGGAGGGTTAATTGTTTTCATCCCATTTAAAGGATGACTGAACTATacagtcaaatttataaagaagcctttaatccaaagtatttaatccaaagtatttcataaacaaatacatttatgatAGAGGCTTCAATAACTTACCTTCCCTTGGCAAACCAACATACACTCACATGAATAAATGTGCAGAAGAGAATTCTGGTCCAGAACAAAAGtgtaaaatgtctattctgctcaGAAATAACAGGAACTCTTTCATCTACAAGTGTGCTGGTCTCAATGAGCCAGTATAGAGAAGGGAATTCCATAAGTCTAGCTTGCTTAATGTGCCTTTCAAATATGTTCAAAGTAACCTAGGAGCCAAATGGTGAACCTATCTCCTTCCTGAGCTCAGGACATAGACCAATAGGATCCAGAGCAAAGATTATCTCTTTACAGGTTCATATTCTACCCTGAACATTCACTTGCACTTTGCATTCTTATCCAAAATATATCTGCTTTGATTAAATGTACAACTGTTTTCTTCCCCCcaaaactttcctcctttcccatttccatatcacctcgttccttgtccatcatgtctacccttttggctgtggtttcagttttctttaaaatcttccaaattatactcatttcttgtttgttttctttggtttctagataaggattgatttcttttttcaaaagtttataagcatcagtcttctcctgttcgtttgagacctgagaaatgtctacccttttggctatggtttcagttttctttaaaatcttccaaattatactcatttcttgtttgttttctttggtttctagataaggattgatttcttttttcaaaagtttataagcatcagtcttctcctgttcgtttgagacctgagaaatgttgctggttttgtttttttcactttctggcactttcaatttatctggtagtatttcttcaaaaagttcaagtgaagtttgttcaccctgagcattatctgtttgactatctgcatgaggatggttcttctgagccaaaaattgttcctcaacatccacagtgttttctgagaatgcactttcaatttgttgtgagtttgctactactggtttaggttcaggttcaacatcctgggagacttcaggaaattgtcccactttttctatagctttctcagaatcttcatttgcagaatcatacaattccaaaaatcctagaagttcttctacgttataattatcaaaatcatctcctccaacatcaaaacaaacaaaatctttctcctgtaaggaaaagaaaaccattaatgtgtcaataacaaagtatcacaaaagcaaactcatccacgctcccaaattcaggattggttctaaagaatctttgaggtcaaccacattaccctcctccaacccccactgcctaactccatctatggctgagtaaatctgtctttttctagactacagtgttagaaagtctattctttctttctttctttttttaacatgggtcatattctttaaaaagcataatgagtaaaaatggtgacaatttggtctccaactgcctgactcttgggtctctctcaatttgctctgaacataagtagggaaaggcaaggtatcacttataggatcctccagctcttaatatctacacctatgtttcagaaatttaactcttaatcatttgctcaggagaagctggaagatcctgcagcattgagaaaaatgaatcagttttaaagtatcttactgagatacaagtacattggatggaataaagaatgatattaaggaggctcctcacattattattaccacaagaacaaactgaaaacaagattcaacaaggtatacacctttctcttcatcagggtttcacagtcactaagatctctctcagaattatgtgtatattatctagtcttccttcttgctactagtaagcaaattgatataaaaggagccatagtatgaatggacatgtttttaaaaaatttccattcctaattaaatcttcataatattctgcgggggttctgggggtgggggagtcagTTCAATGTAGTAGGGAtgagtgatttcctctcctcatcacatgcatttctaagccatgagggatgcatgtaatgggaaatacaatgagaaggcagagttcaaaacaaatgagttctctgtaatcagtgaactgctgtcacagcttaaatcccaagaactctctttaccaacaatgaagtccaacaagcaacagaagtgattttatggcccctgagattataaagaaattttaggaacagcaacaacaaacaggatgactttatccattcagtccatctaatctaagaactgtcctagcctagcagtttgcatattctacagccactacaaagagctgcccaaagatgtttcagtgttggtgggcatcaattactatacaatttaaaactctagaaaataatcagctgaagtgagaatagaacacgaaatcctttcagtcacaaaatcaatttaagtcagagcaccatacaggaatgttgtataaaggaagcagttccggccttaaaagatctgagactgaacatcacctgaaacgctcaggtccccttttccaaatctataacatgactatgatcccgtatatgactaagaataagaaacctttgtaagtacatatttctagcctagtataaaagttagagtttattaatttaacctaaatatacttaaaatgtctaataactatccaatgagttttgcctgtaaaatgaaattatttgcctcttagaatatctgtttcaatacattagacaactctcagattataatataatcacccttgaatgcctttcaaacttttttttttacaggtaatctgatttcaaatgaaaatctgacacacaaatgttagattgctccccaaacacattataaaacattcagaagcagttaactgaatataactgatggatttataagccagtttacaattgagaacaaaaaagaaatccataacttacatctgttggaatttgtagctcttctttagtatattcacgaactaccttgatgaaatcttttggaaagtatccaaacatacggccaacctatagtgcaaaagagacaaatatcaaataaattctgtacaaggaatataaataagagatttctcagaagtggcaggaaatatacacataatagataggtatatggtataaccaagaaagaaagttgctataacaattacactgagattattattccaaataaaaattaagtacagaactattaaaaagcaacatttccaaccactgaagttttctttttaacatttagcttaattctcaacacagagcatataaagttaagacttctgaagtaaataaaagatctgcatagaagattattggatactatatggttaaaactatgtaaatcaaagctggttataaatgcaattccaaataacctctagcaagaatttacctgtacattttgtagcattgctcataaaccaatatttatgtctttcttaaccaatacacaacagtcataaaaattaataagtaaaaacaatacaaaaatctctaaaatgtattaccactatagcagatgtattgatagtatatgctttcctagctttgtccaaatctacttttacaagtacttggggagtgctgagggccactgtcaagtaggaatgaagcttcaaaatttccttgccagcgtaccccatgttaaatggatttcactgttgacattgcatgtaaggtgaccttgctcaaggaccaaggcagatccgggtttagagctgatcaggtttgaggaagtatcccacttcTTAGGGtgttcccagtttaagacaaaaggagttttagggaagttggaggttgaagattattgctgctgggagtagggcgtgcctgcaggatgagttcccgctgagttctcctcgagaaaaagtttttaggaggtgaattgttcgggagattggattgcccccgaacctgtgtggaggcggtgtgagtcgggaataaagaatttctgtttgaatctacaaggctgtgagtgccttctgattctgtgcccagccaagactgcggcattatggtggcccgtacgtgggatgtctgaagcttgggggtaagtgaatttgctcgctcctgaaagagagcaaaaaaatgggtgaccatttcaaaaaacaatgtgttcttgttttgatttattttgttttcatttcaagtggcctgttcctagaactttctcaggcaaactaaggaaaatggttgactcaaggtttgaagttgttcgcctctgaggaagaaaaattgttagaggaaggaggtaccccagtaaggccaagaaaaactatggcatatgttgatacaatacaaaaatgtagcccatggctttataaagatgagttattaagtatatcaatgggaccattatggtatcctgtagaaggatttttcttcaacaagaaagagatgactagttctgttcactatacttgtcttggtttttacagacagctgattcatttacaaagctaaaatgttaaaatatcaaccactaaatatgaaatcaagtactctttacttattaagttccataaggtaatatatttaaaaattatgtgtgttttcataaattggcaaatggaaaaatgtttaatattgctttggtctgtgtctttgctgaaacaaggttactaagtgttaagattctatcatgtgtaatttatatacagagagtataagaagtttcagctgggtttcaattac
Proteins encoded in this region:
- the LOC144373681 gene encoding uncharacterized protein LOC144373681 isoform X3 translates to MYRGEAVEDFTGPDCRFVNFKKGDPVFVYYKLAEVSPELWAGSVGRMFGYFPKDFIKVVREYTKEELQIPTDEKDFVCFDVGGDDFDNYNVEELLGFLELYDSANEDSEKAIEKVGQFPEVSQDVEPEPKPVVANSQQIESAFSENTVDVEEQFLAQKNHPHADSQTDNAQGEQTSLELFEEILPDKLKVPESEKNKTSNISQVSNEQEKTDAYKLLKKEINPYLETKENKQEMSIIWKILKKTETIAKRVDISQVSNEQEKTDAYKLLKKEINPYLETKENKQEMSIIWKILKKTETTAKRVDMMDKEREMQPPHEDDFPKENTNRPNRNLHEEPNLLRHHFNMNHPEEPSLLNQPVTEDMGVSEVSQIPNTEKVDPELLITEGTPVDAADTENQLEIKVEEPADATLLDNILFLLYSFLLYLSKMLFTTLPDDTQPGPDFYGLPWKPVVFAVFFGIVSFVIFSWRTALVKDRVYQGKFLGFLNL
- the LOC144373681 gene encoding uncharacterized protein LOC144373681 isoform X1, producing the protein MMTAPAPAVAVQIPTSKTLLLQSLKIMKKEPSATQWKKSTKLSSKTTAKLSTSAKRIQKELAEITLNPLLTAVLMYRGEAVEDFTGPDCRFVNFKKGDPVFVYYKLAEVSPELWAGSVGRMFGYFPKDFIKVVREYTKEELQIPTDEKDFVCFDVGGDDFDNYNVEELLGFLELYDSANEDSEKAIEKVGQFPEVSQDVEPEPKPVVANSQQIESAFSENTVDVEEQFLAQKNHPHADSQTDNAQGEQTSLELFEEILPDKLKVPESEKNKTSNISQVSNEQEKTDAYKLLKKEINPYLETKENKQEMSIIWKILKKTETIAKRVDISQVSNEQEKTDAYKLLKKEINPYLETKENKQEMSIIWKILKKTETTAKRVDMMDKEREMQPPHEDDFPKENTNRPNRNLHEEPNLLRHHFNMNHPEEPSLLNQPVTEDMGVSEVSQIPNTEKVDPELLITEGTPVDAADTENQLEIKVEEPADATLLDNILFLLYSFLLYLSKMLFTTLPDDTQPGPDFYGLPWKPVVFAVFFGIVSFVIFSWRTALVKDRVYQGKFLGFLNL
- the LOC144373681 gene encoding uncharacterized protein LOC144373681 isoform X2 — translated: MLMYRGEAVEDFTGPDCRFVNFKKGDPVFVYYKLAEVSPELWAGSVGRMFGYFPKDFIKVVREYTKEELQIPTDEKDFVCFDVGGDDFDNYNVEELLGFLELYDSANEDSEKAIEKVGQFPEVSQDVEPEPKPVVANSQQIESAFSENTVDVEEQFLAQKNHPHADSQTDNAQGEQTSLELFEEILPDKLKVPESEKNKTSNISQVSNEQEKTDAYKLLKKEINPYLETKENKQEMSIIWKILKKTETIAKRVDISQVSNEQEKTDAYKLLKKEINPYLETKENKQEMSIIWKILKKTETTAKRVDMMDKEREMQPPHEDDFPKENTNRPNRNLHEEPNLLRHHFNMNHPEEPSLLNQPVTEDMGVSEVSQIPNTEKVDPELLITEGTPVDAADTENQLEIKVEEPADATLLDNILFLLYSFLLYLSKMLFTTLPDDTQPGPDFYGLPWKPVVFAVFFGIVSFVIFSWRTALVKDRVYQGKFLGFLNL